From Cryobacterium sp. GrIS_2_6:
ACGGCGTCGCCGCGGGCAAGCGATGGATCGGCCTGGAACGTCACGCCGGTGGCGGCGAGGACGGCCGGGTCGATCACGTCGAGGTCGGCGGGGTGCATGCGCACCACGTTCGGACGTGTCGGCGACGCGGGGTCGAGTGCGCGGCGCAGGGCCAGCCGTGCGGCGCCCGGACCGTCACCGATTTCGTATCCGATCACGGCCTCCGCGAGGTCGAGCGCCGTGGCGAGCAGGGTGTCTTCGGCCTCGTGCAGGACGGGCTGGGTGCGCTCGTCGAGTGCGTGGCTCGCGGCGGTCAGGAGTCCGACGGTGCGGTCGAGCTGCGCCTGGACCTGCGACACCCGGGCGGCGTGGTCGGCATCGAGGCGTGCGACCTGCGCCGCGATGTCGCTCGCGGCGGACCGCATTCCCGCCGTGTATCCCGCAGCATGTCCCTGGACCCGGGCGGCCTCGACCGAGCTGTCTCCGGACACGGCGCGCAGGGTCGGGAAGGAGATCGCGGAGAACGGCGGCTCGCCTGCGGTCTCGGCGGTCGAACGGGTGACCGGGGTGGCCGCCTTTCCGGCTGCGGGCACGGTTCCGGCGGCGGCTCCGGACGCTTCCACGAGCACGGGCTCGGCGTGACGGAACGGGATGGCGGGGCTAGACAACATAAGCGTCCTCGTCCGCACGGGTCACGGTGATGCTGCCCTGGGCCTCGAGGTCGCGGATGGCGCGCACGATCGTCGCACGTCCCTCCTCGACCTGGGAGACGCGGACGGGCCCGAGCGCGCGGATCTCGTCGTCGAGGATCTCCCGGTTGCGTTCGGAGAGGTTCTTGCGGATGATCTCGATGACGCCGTCGGTGGAGCCCTTCATCGCGATCGCGAGGATACCGGCGTCGATGCCGCGGAGAACCTGCTGCACGTCGCGGTCCTCGAGGCGGACGATGTCGGCGAAGGTCAGCATCCGGGCGCGCACCTGTTCGGCCAGGACAGGGTCGCGGGCGTCGAGGGCTTCGAGGAGGGAGCGCTCGGTCGCGACATCCGCCCGGTTGATGATCTCGACGAGCGGCTGGATGCCGCCGACGACCTCGACAGAGTCCCTGGTGGCGCTGACGGCGCCGACGCGGGCCTTGAGCGAGTCGGTGACGACCCGGATCGCCTCGGGCGTGGCCGTTCCCATTCCGGCGATGCACTGGGCGACCTCGGCGGGCAGGGTGCCCTCGAGGCCGGCGATCACGGCGGAGGCGTGTTCTGGCCGAAGGTGGGCGAGCACAAGGGCGATGGTCTGCGGCAGTTCGCCGTCGAGAAGGGTGAGCACCTGGAGCGGCTCGGCGGTGTCGAGGAATTCGAAGGCCTTGCCCGCCATCGACGAGGCGACCCGGCTCATGACCCCGGCAGCGCGTTCTGCGCCGAAGGATGCCTCGAGCAGGCCGACCGCGTAGGCGTGGCCTCCGCGAGGGGAGCGTGTGCCGCGCATGGTGAGGTCGTGGAATTCGAGGACCGTGGTCTCGGCGACCTCGGTGTCCACACGGCGCAGCTGCACCATCTCGGCGGCGATGTCGGCGGCCTCGGCCTCGGTGAACTGCTTCATCACCTCGGACGCACGGTCGTGCTCCATGTTCATCAGCACGATCGCGACCTTCTGGGTTCCGGTCAGGGGGACCTGGGGATCGATCATGCGGGCTGCCGGTCATCCATGAGGCCGCGGAGGTACTCTGCGGTCTTCTTCGGGTCGCGCTGAGCGAGGGCGTCGATCTCCACACGCATCCGCTCGGAAGCGGCCGGCGGGGTGAAGGCGGGAACACCGAAGGCGACGGTGGGGCTCGGGTCGATCATGATCGGCGCGATCGGGGTATTGAGGCCGAACGGAACCGCGGCGGGGGCGAGGACCGGACGTACCTGGAGCATCTCGTCGACCTCGATCGATTCGCGGCTCTGGCGGCGCGAGCGGCGGGCGTAGAGCAGCACGCCGAGGATCAGGGTGATCAGGATTCCGGCGGTGATGATGCCGATGCGCACGATCTCCCCCATCCGATCCGCCGAGGTCTGGGCGTCCTGCTGGGCGAGAGCCGCTGATGCGTCTGCGGCGGCCTGGCCGTTGAAGCTCACGACCTCGACCGTTACGGCGTCGCCGCGAGTCGAGTCGATGCCGGCGGCCGAGGAGACGAGGCTGGTCACGTCGGCGACATTGACGGTGCCGATTGTGTCCTTGTTCACCGCGACCGAGATCGTCTGGCGGGTGACGGCGCCAGCCGGGATCGTGCGGGTCTCGGTGACCTTGTTGACCGCGTTGTTCTTCGTGGTGTCCGCCGAGGTGAAGGAGCCGTCGGTGCTCGTTCCCGTCGGTGTCGTCGTCGTGGTGGTCGTGCCGAGCACCCCGGCCGCTCCCGAGGCGCCGGTGCCGGTGTACGTCTCGGTCTTGACGGCCTCGTTGAGGGCGGGAGCGTTCGTTGGCGAGGTGAAGGATTCCTCAACCCGCGAGGCCGACTGCGCGCTCATGTCGGCGGCGACGACGACGGTCGCGTTGCCGGCGCCGAGCACCTTGTCGAGCATGGCCTGGACCGAGCCGCGCACGCGCTGCTCGTAGTCGGTGGACTGCTCGGCGCCGGTCCCGGTGACGCCGGTGCCGACGGCCGAGAGCACGATGCCCTTGGAGTCGATGACGGCGACGTCGGTGGGCTTCATACCGTCGATCGAGGCGCTCGTGAGGTGCACGATGGCCTGGACCTGGTCGCTCGAGAGGGTCACGCCGGTCTGGGTGGCCACGAAGACGGATGCCGTCGGGTCCTGCTTCTCGGACACGAACACGGTGTCCTTGGGGATAGCGAGGCGAACAGAGGCGGTCTTGACGCCCTGCATGGCCTGGATCGTGTTGGCGAGCTCGCCCTCGAGGGCCCGCTTGTAGGTCACCGACTGCTGGAATTCGCTCGCGGTGACGCCCATCTTGTCGAGCAGCGAGTATCCCCCGGTGTCCGAGGTCGGCAGCCCGGCCGCGGCGGCCTTGAGTCGCTCGGCGTAGACATCCGCCTGGGGAACGAGGATCGTCGCGCCGCCGTCGCTGAGCTGGTAGTCGACCTTGTCTGTCGCGAGCTGGTCGACGATCGCGCTCGCGTCGGCGCCGGCGAGCCCGGAGAACAGGGGCGTGTACGCGGGCTTCGTGGCCCACATCGTGAGCGCGGCGATGCCGAGTGCGAGCACCGCGACGCCGATGATGGCGACCGTGCGCTGCGCGATGGTGAATTCCCGGATGTTTTGTCCGAGTCGTTGGAAGAAGGAACTGATCTGGCGGGGCATCAGGCCTGCATCCTCATGATCTCGTTGAAGGCGTCGACGCCCTTGTTACGCACGGCGGCGACGAGCTCGAGGCTCACCTGTGCGCGGGTCGCGGCGATGGTGGCGCTCGCGATGTCATTCAGGTTGCCGGTGACGGCGGCGACGGCTTTGGTGTTCGCGGTCGACTGCAGCTGCTGCAGGTTGTCGACGGCGCCGGCCATGGCGGTTCCGAAGCCCGAGCCGTCTGTGGCTGTGGTGGCCTGGCTGGATTGCGTCGCTTGCACGCTCTGGGTGGCCTGGCTGGCCTGGAGCGCGAGCGCCCCGATGGATGCGATGGTCATCAGGCACGGCCGATCTGAAGTGCTGCTTCGTAGGTTGTCTTGGCGCGGTCGACGACGGCCGCGTTCGCCTGGTAGCCGCGCTGGGCCATGATCAGGTCGCCCATCTGTTCGCCGAGGTCGATGTCGGGGTGGCGCACGTAGCCGGCGGCGTCGGCGAGCGGGTTGGTCGGGTCGGAGACGAGGATGCCGGCCGCCGAGCCCTGTGCGGTGCCCGCGACCTCGACGCCGTTCACGCCCGCGCCGGCCTGCGCCACGATGTAGCGGGCCTGGAAGGCGTTGCCGCTCGTGGGGGTGACGGTGTTGACGTTCGCGATGTTGTCGGCGATCGCGTCGAGCCACTTGCGGTGCAGGGTGAGGCCGGAGCCGGCGATTCCGATCGCGTCGAGGCTCATCAGGCGGTCTTCATCGCGGCGCGCACGGCGCTGAACGGCATGTTCATCGCCTGGGCGGCGAACTGGTACCTGAGAACGGTCGAGGTGTTCGCGAGCGTCTCGGTGTCGAGGTTGACGTTGTTGCCGTTGACGTTGGTGGGTTCGAGCGAATCGGTGGTCGTGGCAGCCGTGCTGCCGCTGCCGTCGGCGACCGACTTGGCGAGGGCGGACTCGAACGCGACCTGCTTGGCGTGGTAGTTGGGGGTGTTGACGTTGGCGATATTGCTCGCGATGGTGCTCTGTCGCAGGGACAGTGCGGCCAGTGCGCTCGTGAGAGCGGTGGAGGTCACGGATTCAAGCACGGTTACCCGATTCGTCGTCAGATGTACTGAACGGCCGATCCGTGGCCTGGTGCGAGCAATCCGTGCTCGTCTCTAGCTATCGGCCCGGTTCCGGCCCACGTAAGGACTTTCTCTCTCGATTCGTCTACTTGGCTCGAAAGGGGGGTCCAGCGGCCGTTTCGACCCTCCGACCGGCCGCTCCTGTCAGTCGTCGTCACGGAGGATCTCGCTCTTGCTCCTGAGGCGGATGGGCCTCTGCTCGGGGTCGAGACCGGGTGGCGGAGTGAGCCAGTACCGGCCCGTGTCGTCCCGGGTGATGCGCCAGTGTTCGTTGTGGAGCCTGAGGTGGTCGGCTCGGCAGAGCAGGATCCCATCGTCGAGGTTGGTCTGGCCGGTGTCTTCTTCCCAGTGTTGGATGTGGTGGGTTTCGGTCCAGGACGGTGGTCGGTCGCAGCCTGGCCACATACAGCCGCCGTCGCGGATGGCGAGGGCCGTGCGTTGGGCGGGGCTGAAGGTGCGTTGTTCGCGGCCGAGGTCGACGCCGCTGCCGTGGTCGTCGAAGGTGACATCGAGGAGCCCGCTGTCGCACCGGTTCCGTTCAAACGTCTCGGCCGAAACCGTCACCGCAGTCCCCTCGATCACACCCGGCTGGAGCTCGGGCGCCTCGGTTTCGGGGCCTACTCCGGCATCGATCACGGGTTTCGCCACGGCGTCGGGAGTCGGCCCGCCCGGTTCAGTCCCACTGGCTGCGGTCCCGGTCGGTGCGGTCCCGGTGGGTGTGGCGCTCCTGGGGCGGATGGTGACCATACGGACGGCGGGGCTGCGACCTCCGGCGATGCGTTTCGGGTCGGCCTTCACGCCGAGTTTCATCAGGGCCAGGAACGCGTCGGCGGTGAGCTGCTCGGTGGTGCGCGGGTCGTCCTGCACCCGCTTCGCCCAGGCGGCCTGCTCCTTGTCGACGAACCGGACGCCGCCCCGGCGGGGACTGGTGATGGCGTCGTAGGTGCTCATCAGGTACTCGCCGTCTTCCGGGGCGAACAACCCGACCATGCGCACCTGCCCGGTGTGGAGCCGCCAGAACCGCAACGACCGGTCGTCGTAGACGGCCTTCTCCCGGGCGGCGATGCCAGCCTCATCGAGCACGTCCCGCACCCGCCGGGCCCGCTTGAACAGCTGGTCAGCGTTCACGGTTCTCGCTTCGGCGAGGAGCCCGGCCAGGGCGGTCGCGAGTTTCTCCGCGGTGATCGCCCTGTCCAGGTCACCCAGGCCTTTGCGGAGCGAGTCCGCCTTCTCGACACTGAGCCAGCCCTCCCTGAGGGCCCGGCCGACCGGCGCATGCCACGGCGGCACCGCGGCCACGGGCACAGGCGGGTCGACCGGCGGCAGGCCCGGGACCGTCCCGTCCAGGGGCGGCCGCCCGTCGGCCCCGTTGGCCCCGTTGGGTCCTGTCTGCCCGTCGATCCCGTCGTGACCGTCGGGGCCTGCGCGTCCGTCGAGGGGCGGGGTGCCGTCGAGCAGTTTCTGGGCGTCTGCGGCTTCCCGGGCGACCTTCTCAGCGGCGTCGGCCTCGGCGAGGAGCCGGCCGACCGCGAGCAGCTTGCCCACGTCGCCCTTGCTTGACCCAGAAATACTCTGCAGCAGATCTTCCGGGGACCGGAACCCCTTCCGGGCCGCGAGGCCCTTCCCGCCGAGCTCGGGACGGGACCGCCGGGCGAGTGTCGCGGCGAACCACGCCGCTTGGGTGTCCAAGGCCCGCCGGGCCCCTGCGATCAACACGTGCCCCTCGAGCACCGCCTCATCGCTCAGCGTGTCGACAGCGGCAGACGAACCGCCCAGCCCGGTGACGACATCCGCCATCGACTGCAACCCACCGAGCACGCCGCCCTGCACCGGGTTGCCCAGCACCCGGTCGCCATGCGGCTGATCGGGTGAATCGAGCGACTCGGGAAGGTTGGTCATGCCCCCACGTTACGACGGACCGCCGACATTCTTAGAGCATGGCTCAGGTCTGTGGAAAGTCCCTCTGATCAGGAACCTGTTGAGGAGAAGCCTCGCTCAACGAGTCCGATCAGCCGGTGACGTCGAGATAGACGGACGCGCTGGCGCGCTGGGCCGTGAGGATGCTCCGCACGGCCGAGAGGTGTGCTCCGGCGGAGCGCCGCGCATCCTCGATCTCGCGGATCAACTCGAGTTGTCCGGCGATGAGCAGCCGGGCACGCTCCTCGAGCTGCACAGGAAGCTGCCCCAGGTGCTCAGGCGCGCGCCACTGCACGCCGGTCGAGAACCGCTCCCCCTCGATAGCGAGCACCGCGTTGCGCGTGCCGCTGCCGAGGCTGCGCTCGAGCTCGTCGAGCACGCGCAGCCACTCCTCGTACGATCCCGACGGCCTAGGCATAACCGAGTTCCCCCCCGATTCGGGCACCCATCGACTGCGCGGGCACCTGCTGTGCGGCCTCGTGCCAGGTCTGGCGCAGCGGCTCGAGGAGTGCGATGCATTCCACTGTCCCGTTGACGTCCCGGTGCACGTTGGCGCTCATCAGCGCGTTCTGAACGTACACGTAGATCGCGAAGAGGCCTTCGCCGCCGTCCCAGGCATCTACATTGAGCGAAGAGGACAGTTCGGACACGATCGCCTGGGCGTGCAGCAGGTTCTCGGATGCGGCCGGCCAGTTCTCGGAGTGCTGTGCCGCTTCCGCACGATTCAGGTCCAAGAGGAGGCGGTCGTACAACATAGTCAGGAGGCGCACCGGCGTTGCCGACAGAATCGCTTCGCGGTTCAGCTGTGCGCGTCGCGCCTGGGTGCCACCCATCATGCTCATAACAGCCATCATCATCCTGTGGTCGAAGTGGAGGAACTGGGCAGCCCGGCAACCTGGGCGGTGAGCCAAGAGGACTGGGCCTTGAGGGCGCTGAGGGAGACCTCCAACGCGGTGTACGTGCTCTGCAGGGTCGCCCGACGCGTCGCGAGGCTGACATCCCACGCGTCGATCCGCGTGCTCATGTTCTTCACGGAGGTCTGCTGACCGGTGATCTGGCCCGTGAGCTGCCCGGTGTACTTGTCGGAGACTGCAGTCGCAGCGGCCGCGACCCGGGTGGCGATCTCCTGAACAGCGGCCTTGACCGTCGTCGGATCCTTGGCCAGGGCCGTCGCGAACTTCGCCGCGTCAAACTCCATGGTGCCGGTCTTGGTGATACTGATTCCGTACTCGGAGGGAGAGTGTCCGTTGATGGGCGCGGATGCGGCCGAGAGGAGTTTCTGGCTGACATCGCGAACGCTGCTGTTTCCGGTGAAGACACCCGGCGACATGATGGCCGCGCCAGCCGCATTCGTGCTGTTGGTGACCACGGTCTGCGTTGAAATAGTCGCGAAGATGCTGTTGAGGGAACTGACAAGACCCGAGGCGACGGAACTGATCTGCGCATCGTCGCGGGCGACCTTGATCGTCACTGGATCGGTCGACACCGCAGAAACGGTGATCGCAACGCCGGGAAGCAGGTTCGAGAAGGTATTGGTGCCCGAGGTGATGGTCTGCGAGGCCGCGGTACCGGCCCACAGCGTCACGCTGGCGTCGCCAGCGGTGCGGATGACCGCGGCCCCGGTGGTCGTGAGCAGGTTCGGGGCAGTGGCCGCCGTGACGTCGGCCTTGGTGCCCTGATAGACGGTGAAGGCGTTGGCCGCTCCCGTGCTGTTCCCGGTGAACTGCAGGCGGTATTGAGCGGTGCCACCGGCGTCGACGCCGGAAGCCACCTTGGTCGCCGTCACTCCGGTTCCTGCCGCGTTGACCGCGGTCGCCATGTCGTCGAGGGAAATGGAGGCTGCGGAAATCTCGGTGCTGACGCCGTTGGCGACGATCGTGAGCACGGCCGGCGTTGCCGGCCAGGCGGACATTGCCGCCGTGACGCCCACCTGGCTTCCGGCGAGGGCGCCGACGACGACGTCGAGCTGCCCGGCAGCGGCGCCGGCAGAGAGCGCGGTGGTCACGGTCGTCGAGCTGCTTGTCGAAGCGTAGAGATCAAGAGACGTCGGCTTGGATGTGGTCGTGGCGAGGGTCGCAAGCGCTGCGACCTGTCCATTGAGGCCTTGGAGGGCAGAGATCAGGGTCTGCGACTTCGCAACGGACGCTTTGAGCAGCGCCTGCGGCTGAGCCTCGACAGTCATGAGGGAATTGATCAGGGACGTAGTGTCGAGACCACTGACGAGCCCGTCGATTGCGTTGGTCATGCCTCCACCTCCTCAGGGAAGAGCTTCAAACTGGTATTCGTGCTGCTGATAAAACGTGAAATGGCTGGCGGTGACCGAGGGATGAGGTCCAGTTCATCTCTCGGTCACCGCCAGCCATAGTTCACCGTACGGTTCCCCGAAAGGTTATCTACTTCGGGTTAGCGGAGGAGTGACAGCACGCCCTGGTTGGACTGGTTCGCCTGCGCGAGCATGGCGGTACCGGCCTGGGTCAGGATGCTGGAACGGGTGTACTTGACCATTTCAGCGGCCATGTCGGTGTCGCGGATTCGTGAACCGGCAGCGGTCAGGTTCTCCGTCGAGACGGCGAGCGTCTTGACGACACTCTCGAACCGGTTCTGGTCGGCACCGAGCGAAGCGCGAGCAGTCGAGACTGCCTTGATCTGGGTGTCGATCAGGCCGATTGCCGCAGCGGCGCCCGTGGCCGAGCTGAAGTCGAGCGCAGCGGCCGATCCGGCGGTTCCTGCGGCAGCAAGCCCAGCGGTTGCGGGAGCCGTGGTTGCGACTGCACCACCCGTGATGGACTTCACGTTGATGCCTGTGGCAGCGCCCGCCGCGTCATAGGTGACCGAAGCGAAGAGCTTTCCGGCGAAACCAGCGTCAGAGTTCAGCGCCGTTGCAACGTCGCCAGCGGTCTTGTACGTACCGGCGCCGCCAAGAGTCGTCGTGACAAGGGAGGTAGTCGTCCCTTCCGTCACCGTGAAAGCCTGGGTACCAGTCGCCAGAAGCGCATTCGCGCTGCTCAGCGCGAAGGACGTGCCCGTGTTGCCAGTGGAGATTGCCGACGCGATGTTCGTGACGTTTGCCCCGGACAGGTTGACCTGAATCTGGCTGCTGGAGCCACCGTTTGCACCGACCTGGAAGCTCAAGGATGCCTTTGAGCCGTCCAGAAGCTGCGTGCCGTTGAAGTTCGTGGAACCGGCGATCCGAGTGAGTTCCTTGCTCAGCGCGGTGACCTCAGTTCCGATCGCCGTGCGGGAATCGGTGTTGTTCGAGTCGTTACCGGCCTGAACGGCGAGGTCACGAACGCGCTGCAGAATGGACTGCACCTCGTTCAAGGACCCTTCAGCGGTCTGAACGACCGAGATGCCGTCCTGGGCGTTGCGGCTGGCAACCGTGAGGCCACCGACCTGCGACTTGAGGCCCTCAGAGATGGTGAGGCCGGCCGCGTCGTCCGACGCGCGGTTGATGCGGAGGCCGCTGGACAGCTTCTCCAGCGACTTGGACATGTCGTTCTGTGTTGCGGCGAGGTTGCGGTACGTGTTGTTTGCCGCGAGGTTGGTGTTGACCTGCATACCCATGATGTGTTCCTCCGTGATTGGGTGTTGGTTCGTCTACCCATCCATGGGCTGACGTTTAGAGCTATCGGCGTTGGCCGGTGTTGCGTTAGCCGTTGAGCGAGAAAGATTCCCGGGCCGGGTAAACGCCGTGGTCGCCGAAGGATCCCGCGGCGGCGGCGTACTTCGCTGCGGCGATCGCGGCGGTCCGCGAGGGCACCGGCAGGCTGATCGGCTGGGTGAGGGGAATGTCGGTCGCGACGGCGGGCATCCGCTCTTGGACAATGCCGAGCATCGCGTGGTCGGCGAGCCGGGCAAGGTAGGCGCTGCGGCGGGCCGGCGCCACGCGGGACTCCGGCACGTAGTCGGCTTCGTCGTCGGCATAGTGGGTGCCGAGTCCGTCGCGCAGCAAGCGGATGGCCTCCGCGCGCTGCTGGGACACGGCCGAGTGGGTGATGCCCAGGTCTGCGGCGATGTCCTTGACCGGGCGGTCGTCGAAGTAGACCTGCTCGATGATCTCGCGCATCTTGGGCGGGAGCGCGAGCACGGCCGCGCGCAGGTACGCGAGGCGCTCGGCGGAGAGCAGCGACTCCCCCGGCAGCACGGTGCTCGCCGGTATGTACTCGGCGGTGGTGTCGTCGAGGGCGATCACGGTGCGCTCGCTGTCTGCGAGGCCTGCTGCTGCGGTCTCACGGTCGACGCCGAGGGCGGCGGCGATCTCGTCGACGCTCGCTGCACGGCCGAGGGCGGCAGCGAGTGTCTCCTGCACGGCGCGGGTTTCCTTGATGCGTCGGCGGGCGGTGCGGGTGGCCCAGTCGTTGGAGCGCATCTCGTCGGCGA
This genomic window contains:
- a CDS encoding FliH/SctL family protein: MLSSPAIPFRHAEPVLVEASGAAAGTVPAAGKAATPVTRSTAETAGEPPFSAISFPTLRAVSGDSSVEAARVQGHAAGYTAGMRSAASDIAAQVARLDADHAARVSQVQAQLDRTVGLLTAASHALDERTQPVLHEAEDTLLATALDLAEAVIGYEIGDGPGAARLALRRALDPASPTRPNVVRMHPADLDVIDPAVLAATGVTFQADPSLARGDAVSEFADGFLDARIATAFERARAALLGGTR
- the fliG gene encoding flagellar motor switch protein FliG, whose translation is MIDPQVPLTGTQKVAIVLMNMEHDRASEVMKQFTEAEAADIAAEMVQLRRVDTEVAETTVLEFHDLTMRGTRSPRGGHAYAVGLLEASFGAERAAGVMSRVASSMAGKAFEFLDTAEPLQVLTLLDGELPQTIALVLAHLRPEHASAVIAGLEGTLPAEVAQCIAGMGTATPEAIRVVTDSLKARVGAVSATRDSVEVVGGIQPLVEIINRADVATERSLLEALDARDPVLAEQVRARMLTFADIVRLEDRDVQQVLRGIDAGILAIAMKGSTDGVIEIIRKNLSERNREILDDEIRALGPVRVSQVEEGRATIVRAIRDLEAQGSITVTRADEDAYVV
- the fliF gene encoding flagellar basal-body MS-ring/collar protein FliF; this translates as MPRQISSFFQRLGQNIREFTIAQRTVAIIGVAVLALGIAALTMWATKPAYTPLFSGLAGADASAIVDQLATDKVDYQLSDGGATILVPQADVYAERLKAAAAGLPTSDTGGYSLLDKMGVTASEFQQSVTYKRALEGELANTIQAMQGVKTASVRLAIPKDTVFVSEKQDPTASVFVATQTGVTLSSDQVQAIVHLTSASIDGMKPTDVAVIDSKGIVLSAVGTGVTGTGAEQSTDYEQRVRGSVQAMLDKVLGAGNATVVVAADMSAQSASRVEESFTSPTNAPALNEAVKTETYTGTGASGAAGVLGTTTTTTTPTGTSTDGSFTSADTTKNNAVNKVTETRTIPAGAVTRQTISVAVNKDTIGTVNVADVTSLVSSAAGIDSTRGDAVTVEVVSFNGQAAADASAALAQQDAQTSADRMGEIVRIGIITAGILITLILGVLLYARRSRRQSRESIEVDEMLQVRPVLAPAAVPFGLNTPIAPIMIDPSPTVAFGVPAFTPPAASERMRVEIDALAQRDPKKTAEYLRGLMDDRQPA
- the fliE gene encoding flagellar hook-basal body complex protein FliE; the protein is MTIASIGALALQASQATQSVQATQSSQATTATDGSGFGTAMAGAVDNLQQLQSTANTKAVAAVTGNLNDIASATIAATRAQVSLELVAAVRNKGVDAFNEIMRMQA
- a CDS encoding flagellar basal body rod protein FlgC encodes the protein MSLDAIGIAGSGLTLHRKWLDAIADNIANVNTVTPTSGNAFQARYIVAQAGAGVNGVEVAGTAQGSAAGILVSDPTNPLADAAGYVRHPDIDLGEQMGDLIMAQRGYQANAAVVDRAKTTYEAALQIGRA
- a CDS encoding flagellar basal body protein; amino-acid sequence: MLESVTSTALTSALAALSLRQSTIASNIANVNTPNYHAKQVAFESALAKSVADGSGSTAATTTDSLEPTNVNGNNVNLDTETLANTSTVLRYQFAAQAMNMPFSAVRAAMKTA
- a CDS encoding DUF222 domain-containing protein translates to MTNLPESLDSPDQPHGDRVLGNPVQGGVLGGLQSMADVVTGLGGSSAAVDTLSDEAVLEGHVLIAGARRALDTQAAWFAATLARRSRPELGGKGLAARKGFRSPEDLLQSISGSSKGDVGKLLAVGRLLAEADAAEKVAREAADAQKLLDGTPPLDGRAGPDGHDGIDGQTGPNGANGADGRPPLDGTVPGLPPVDPPVPVAAVPPWHAPVGRALREGWLSVEKADSLRKGLGDLDRAITAEKLATALAGLLAEARTVNADQLFKRARRVRDVLDEAGIAAREKAVYDDRSLRFWRLHTGQVRMVGLFAPEDGEYLMSTYDAITSPRRGGVRFVDKEQAAWAKRVQDDPRTTEQLTADAFLALMKLGVKADPKRIAGGRSPAVRMVTIRPRSATPTGTAPTGTAASGTEPGGPTPDAVAKPVIDAGVGPETEAPELQPGVIEGTAVTVSAETFERNRCDSGLLDVTFDDHGSGVDLGREQRTFSPAQRTALAIRDGGCMWPGCDRPPSWTETHHIQHWEEDTGQTNLDDGILLCRADHLRLHNEHWRITRDDTGRYWLTPPPGLDPEQRPIRLRSKSEILRDDD
- the fliS gene encoding flagellar export chaperone FliS — protein: MSMMGGTQARRAQLNREAILSATPVRLLTMLYDRLLLDLNRAEAAQHSENWPAASENLLHAQAIVSELSSSLNVDAWDGGEGLFAIYVYVQNALMSANVHRDVNGTVECIALLEPLRQTWHEAAQQVPAQSMGARIGGELGYA
- the fliD gene encoding flagellar filament capping protein FliD, coding for MTNAIDGLVSGLDTTSLINSLMTVEAQPQALLKASVAKSQTLISALQGLNGQVAALATLATTTSKPTSLDLYASTSSSTTVTTALSAGAAAGQLDVVVGALAGSQVGVTAAMSAWPATPAVLTIVANGVSTEISAASISLDDMATAVNAAGTGVTATKVASGVDAGGTAQYRLQFTGNSTGAANAFTVYQGTKADVTAATAPNLLTTTGAAVIRTAGDASVTLWAGTAASQTITSGTNTFSNLLPGVAITVSAVSTDPVTIKVARDDAQISSVASGLVSSLNSIFATISTQTVVTNSTNAAGAAIMSPGVFTGNSSVRDVSQKLLSAASAPINGHSPSEYGISITKTGTMEFDAAKFATALAKDPTTVKAAVQEIATRVAAAATAVSDKYTGQLTGQITGQQTSVKNMSTRIDAWDVSLATRRATLQSTYTALEVSLSALKAQSSWLTAQVAGLPSSSTSTTG
- a CDS encoding flagellin; this translates as MGMQVNTNLAANNTYRNLAATQNDMSKSLEKLSSGLRINRASDDAAGLTISEGLKSQVGGLTVASRNAQDGISVVQTAEGSLNEVQSILQRVRDLAVQAGNDSNNTDSRTAIGTEVTALSKELTRIAGSTNFNGTQLLDGSKASLSFQVGANGGSSSQIQVNLSGANVTNIASAISTGNTGTSFALSSANALLATGTQAFTVTEGTTTSLVTTTLGGAGTYKTAGDVATALNSDAGFAGKLFASVTYDAAGAATGINVKSITGGAVATTAPATAGLAAAGTAGSAAALDFSSATGAAAAIGLIDTQIKAVSTARASLGADQNRFESVVKTLAVSTENLTAAGSRIRDTDMAAEMVKYTRSSILTQAGTAMLAQANQSNQGVLSLLR
- a CDS encoding sigma-70 family RNA polymerase sigma factor translates to MNRTERNRLVTDNLPLVGYLVSEVWAKARHLSRDDLASAGALALVTSADAFNPDLGVPFGAFARRRIIGAFADEMRSNDWATRTARRRIKETRAVQETLAAALGRAASVDEIAAALGVDRETAAAGLADSERTVIALDDTTAEYIPASTVLPGESLLSAERLAYLRAAVLALPPKMREIIEQVYFDDRPVKDIAADLGITHSAVSQQRAEAIRLLRDGLGTHYADDEADYVPESRVAPARRSAYLARLADHAMLGIVQERMPAVATDIPLTQPISLPVPSRTAAIAAAKYAAAAGSFGDHGVYPARESFSLNG